Below is a window of bacterium DNA.
TGAACTGAACCGGTCCCTGGTCAAGTCTGACGAATCCCCTTATTCTCTTGACTATCTCGGCGATTCCTTCGCTCCCCTCCATGATTCCGCCAAGAGGCGCGGGAAGCCCCTCCTCGACGAGATATCCGAGCTCTTCCGTGTCAACCTCCTCGCCCTTTATGATAGCGCTCAGAGTACCCCTCAGGTCCTCAACGCTCTGCTCAAGAGATTGCGCACCGCCCTGGATCTTGGCGAGCATATTGTTGACCTCGTGCGCGATCCCGCGCGCCAGGTTCTGCATCGAGATCATCTTGAGGTCCTGAAGATCGTGCAGCCGCCTCTCCAATACCTCGACCAGGTCCTGATTCCGCCTTGAAAGAGCAGACAGGCTAGCGGCGTGTTGAGCATTTTGAAGAGAAAGCGCCGCCTGAACACAGAGGGCCGACAGATATTCCTCGTCATCCTGCGTGAAGACCCCAGACCTCTTGTTCATAACCTGAATCACGCCCACTCGCCTGCCAGCGTGGTCTTCGAGCGGCATGCAGAGCATCGACCGGGTCCGGAAGCCGGTCCTAGCATCAACGCCTGAATTGAATCTCTCATCGCTGTGAGCGTCGGCGATGTTGACGGTTTCTCCTGTCTTGGCAACGTAGCCTGCGATGCCATCACCGACCTTGAGCCTTATCTCCCGCACATTCTCACCTTGCACAATCCGAGACCATAGCTCACCACTTTCGGCGTCAACTACATAAAGGGTGCCCCGCTCCGCATCGAGGCTCCGCATCGCAACGTCAACTATCGTTGAGAGAACTTGGTCAACGTCGAGGCTTTCGTGCAACCTCTGATTGATCTCAACCAACGTCCGAAGCCGAGCATTCTCCTTCGCGAGGTTCGGCTCGCCTCGGCTAGCAGCATTCTTAGAACTTCCCACTATCGTCTCCCATGGTGAATTATTCTAGTCCATGATACCTCAACTGCTTGTCGATCAACAACTGCTGTTCGGCCGCCCCGATAATCAGATTGGTCGTTTCTGAAGCTGGCTGCCACGTAGGCACGGGAGTTCATGTCGACGGCCGAGTTGCTGGCTCTTTCAGCTAACGGGTGCGAACGAGGGGTGCAGGCTGTAATCCCCGAGAGGGGATACCGTGGGTAGCCGTGCGTGCAACGCAACGGGGAGGGGGATTGTGGCGTTATTCGCACCGTCAGGCTACGCCTGCGGCTACCCATGGTCTGCCCTTCGGGCACGAGCTTCTGCCCTCCATCCGCGAGGCAGCCGCAACGTTCCCCGCTCCAATCTGATTATTGGAAGCCGGAAGGTCTGGTTTGTAGGGTAGAGGTGTCCGGCTTTACAAAGCACGGAAGGCGTGTCAATTTTGACGTGGCGGCGCAGATGAGTGAACAAATCACTTATGCACACACCTATTGTCGCAGGGAGGGTCAATGAGAGGTTACGTTCAGGTCTATACGGGGAACGGCAAGGGCAAGACGACAGCAGCTCTGGGCCTCGCCCTCAGGGCAGC
It encodes the following:
- a CDS encoding GAF domain-containing sensor histidine kinase, coding for MGSSKNAASRGEPNLAKENARLRTLVEINQRLHESLDVDQVLSTIVDVAMRSLDAERGTLYVVDAESGELWSRIVQGENVREIRLKVGDGIAGYVAKTGETVNIADAHSDERFNSGVDARTGFRTRSMLCMPLEDHAGRRVGVIQVMNKRSGVFTQDDEEYLSALCVQAALSLQNAQHAASLSALSRRNQDLVEVLERRLHDLQDLKMISMQNLARGIAHEVNNMLAKIQGGAQSLEQSVEDLRGTLSAIIKGEEVDTEELGYLVEEGLPAPLGGIMEGSEGIAEIVKRIRGFVRLDQGPVQFTDLNEDIENVIKVCSSDIKEAGVTVQKRLSALPKVECRPSELNMVLRELLRNAIYYASEGKAAPEPGRVLIRTDVVDDGKLVETSFLDSGPGISRDAWENIFDLFYTTKPEGSGYGLGLSECYAVVKRNGGTLSVEELLKEDAKDYSTRMVLRLPTRRE